A genomic region of Dehalococcoidia bacterium contains the following coding sequences:
- a CDS encoding DEAD/DEAH box helicase — MFRKLIKAAQDKLSGNKNKQAPAPPPPPQAEIKPPPHRPSSPTPKKTASDKQTQPPQQTERPPYKQGEYRPRRRRKRPASKNKSTTSPSPATEPAAAAGKAAWNPSAFKVAPAEGKMRFHDLNLPDEIMRGIFDAGFEYCTPIQAAILPKTLAGEDASGKAQTGTGKTAAFLITILTRLKLNPPTEERHRGVPRALIMAPTRELALQITKEANLMGKHCGFKVVAVFGGLGYQQQRQMLAENVIDIVVATPGRLLDFKDQGIVHLGKVEMLVIDEADEMLNMGFIPDIRKIVNSTPPKTKRQTMFFGATLTPEVTRLSSQWTHNPITVEIDPEQVAVDSVDQVLYLVTSRERFTVLYNMIAQQNLGRVLVFCNRRDEARRLADRLRAHGMDSALLSGEVAQNKRISTLEGFRNGRIRVMVSTDVAGRGIHIEDISHVFNYNLPLDAEDYVHRIGRTGRAGSLGTSISFATEYESYMIPKIEEFLGKKLHCVYPDDALLKPLPSPSAQSKPSDATRDSSQPYPQKPRRRRPRRKPGSAGGSSYNQPPRATPPDAPKT; from the coding sequence TTGTTTCGCAAACTCATCAAGGCGGCACAGGATAAGCTGTCCGGAAACAAAAATAAACAGGCACCGGCACCACCCCCTCCGCCGCAGGCCGAAATAAAGCCCCCGCCGCACAGGCCGTCGTCTCCGACGCCTAAAAAGACCGCTTCGGACAAACAAACCCAACCGCCTCAGCAAACCGAACGCCCTCCTTACAAACAGGGGGAATATCGCCCGCGACGCAGGCGCAAGCGCCCGGCCTCCAAGAACAAATCGACAACCTCTCCTTCGCCCGCAACGGAGCCCGCCGCAGCCGCCGGCAAGGCCGCGTGGAACCCGTCGGCGTTCAAGGTGGCCCCGGCCGAGGGCAAGATGCGTTTCCATGACCTGAATTTGCCTGACGAGATAATGCGCGGCATATTCGACGCGGGCTTCGAGTACTGCACGCCGATACAGGCCGCGATACTGCCCAAAACGCTGGCAGGAGAAGACGCATCGGGCAAGGCGCAGACCGGCACCGGCAAGACCGCCGCCTTCCTCATCACCATCCTGACTCGGCTCAAACTCAATCCCCCCACCGAGGAGCGCCACCGCGGCGTGCCGCGCGCCCTGATAATGGCCCCCACGCGTGAACTGGCGCTGCAGATAACCAAGGAGGCCAACCTGATGGGGAAGCACTGCGGCTTCAAAGTCGTCGCCGTGTTCGGGGGACTGGGCTATCAGCAACAGAGACAGATGCTGGCGGAGAACGTTATCGATATAGTGGTGGCCACACCGGGGCGGCTGCTTGATTTCAAGGATCAGGGCATAGTGCACCTGGGCAAGGTCGAGATGCTGGTCATCGACGAAGCCGACGAGATGCTCAACATGGGCTTCATCCCCGATATCAGGAAGATAGTTAACAGCACCCCGCCCAAGACTAAGAGGCAGACTATGTTCTTCGGCGCCACGCTCACGCCCGAGGTGACACGACTCTCATCGCAGTGGACGCACAACCCCATCACCGTAGAGATCGATCCCGAGCAGGTGGCTGTCGACTCCGTGGACCAGGTCTTGTATCTCGTCACCTCCAGGGAGCGTTTCACGGTGCTGTACAACATGATCGCTCAGCAGAACCTCGGGCGCGTCCTCGTCTTCTGCAACCGCCGCGACGAGGCCCGCAGGCTGGCGGACCGTCTCAGGGCTCACGGCATGGACAGCGCCCTTCTCTCCGGTGAAGTGGCGCAGAACAAGCGCATCAGCACGCTGGAGGGCTTCCGCAACGGCCGGATCAGGGTCATGGTCTCAACCGACGTGGCCGGGCGCGGCATACACATCGAAGATATCAGCCACGTGTTCAACTACAACCTGCCGCTGGACGCCGAGGACTACGTGCACCGCATCGGGCGCACCGGTCGGGCCGGCAGTCTGGGCACATCGATCAGCTTCGCCACCGAATACGAGTCATACATGATACCGAAGATAGAGGAGTTCCTGGGCAAGAAGCTGCACTGCGTGTACCCCGACGACGCGCTGCTGAAACCGCTGCCGTCCCCGTCGGCTCAAAGCAAGCCGTCCGACGCAACTCGCGATTCGTCCCAGCCGTACCCGCAGAAGCCGCGGCGCAGGCGCCCCCGCCGTAAGCCGGGATCGGCCGGCGGATCGAGCTATAATCAGCCGCCGCGCGCGACGCCGCCCGACGCGCCGAAGACATAG
- a CDS encoding OsmC family protein, translated as MIVCKSDAKKYRATISNEKDEMTYEAPAEKGGKESGFTPTEMLEAALAADMNVAIRTYADKTGFPLDNVTTYVSVDKSTTSEVTIKYSVKLEGDDLNSQQKKLLLQSGLQTPVRNTLSKRISVIYSSRI; from the coding sequence ATGATTGTTTGCAAAAGCGACGCGAAGAAGTACAGGGCTACGATATCGAACGAAAAGGACGAGATGACCTACGAAGCCCCCGCGGAGAAAGGCGGCAAGGAATCGGGGTTCACCCCTACCGAGATGCTGGAAGCCGCGCTTGCCGCCGATATGAATGTAGCGATACGCACTTATGCCGACAAGACGGGGTTTCCTCTCGACAACGTGACGACCTATGTCAGCGTCGATAAGAGCACCACATCGGAGGTCACCATAAAATATTCGGTCAAGCTTGAAGGCGACGATCTCAACAGTCAGCAGAAGAAGCTACTGCTGCAATCGGGGCTGCAGACCCCGGTGCGCAACACGCTGTCCAAGAGGATATCGGTGATTTACTCAAGCAGGATTTAA
- a CDS encoding DUF6125 family protein encodes MTKFLPDYSGPFQPDFSHEKLSRDALLNILKENSHYLRRLDATWYVTVMKKRGNDLAFECDTEIWEKFINYELDTVCKALNIQGNDVETMVKAMQATPWMWVHNRTFEIPEKNRAIITYRDCQTLLHLEKEGTERWDTICHKLERRLFELTAEYFNPKIKVNALKLPPRKRGSNICCQWEFVLEE; translated from the coding sequence ATGACCAAGTTCCTGCCCGATTACAGCGGGCCTTTCCAGCCCGATTTCAGCCATGAAAAACTGTCGCGCGATGCGCTGCTCAACATATTGAAGGAGAATTCGCACTACCTGCGCCGTCTGGACGCCACGTGGTACGTGACCGTTATGAAGAAACGCGGCAACGATTTGGCCTTCGAGTGCGACACCGAGATATGGGAGAAGTTCATCAACTACGAGCTCGATACAGTGTGCAAGGCGCTGAACATTCAGGGAAACGATGTCGAGACCATGGTAAAGGCCATGCAGGCCACGCCGTGGATGTGGGTGCACAACCGCACCTTCGAGATACCGGAGAAGAATCGCGCCATTATCACCTACCGCGACTGCCAGACGCTCCTGCACCTGGAGAAGGAGGGCACCGAGCGCTGGGATACCATATGCCACAAGCTGGAGCGCCGGCTGTTCGAGCTGACGGCCGAGTATTTCAATCCGAAGATTAAAGTCAATGCGCTGAAACTGCCGCCGCGCAAGAGGGGAAGCAATATCTGCTGCCAGTGGGAGTTCGTGCTGGAGGAGTAA
- a CDS encoding DUF6125 family protein, which yields MTEFLNDYSGPFQPDFSHEKLSREALLRILKANSVYLRRLDATWYATVMKKRGNELAFECDAEIWERFINYELDVLCRTLDIRGNDVETVIKAIQSTPWMRMHNRTFELRDKNCAVITYRNCRTLLNLEKEGTHRYRQICHVLEPRLFQLTADYFNPRISVIPLQLPPREKGSDVCCRWEFRLEEKI from the coding sequence ATGACAGAATTTCTGAACGATTACAGCGGGCCGTTCCAGCCCGACTTCAGCCACGAGAAGCTGAGCCGGGAGGCGTTGCTCAGGATACTGAAGGCCAACTCTGTCTATCTGCGACGGCTGGATGCTACCTGGTACGCAACTGTAATGAAGAAGCGCGGCAACGAGCTGGCCTTCGAGTGCGATGCCGAGATATGGGAGAGGTTCATCAATTATGAGCTCGACGTCCTGTGCCGGACGCTCGATATTCGCGGCAATGATGTCGAGACGGTGATCAAAGCTATTCAGTCCACGCCGTGGATGAGGATGCATAACCGTACCTTCGAACTCAGGGATAAGAACTGCGCCGTCATCACCTATCGCAACTGCCGCACCCTGCTCAATCTGGAGAAAGAGGGCACTCACCGCTACAGGCAGATATGCCATGTGCTGGAGCCCAGGCTGTTCCAACTGACGGCCGATTATTTTAATCCGAGGATAAGTGTGATCCCCCTCCAGTTGCCGCCCCGCGAAAAGGGCAGCGATGTCTGCTGCCGCTGGGAGTTCAGACTAGAGGAGAAGATATGA
- a CDS encoding DUF6125 family protein — MTKSLYDYSGDFDSSFDHGRLSKEGLVELLHTYSDYIRRLDGHWYLSLMNRCGNDTAFACDSEVWERLVLHELKIARDLLNIKGDDAVAVAKVFQASPWFWMYKCDIDLKSRDHLVITYNSCPTLFALEKEGAGREQKICVDLEMKIFMKMAHFYNPEMKVTALKLPPRSGPDDICCRWEFKVDRKK, encoded by the coding sequence ATGACAAAATCTCTGTACGATTACAGTGGGGACTTCGATTCTTCCTTTGATCACGGTCGGTTGTCAAAAGAAGGCCTCGTCGAATTGCTGCATACGTATTCGGACTACATCCGGCGGCTGGACGGCCACTGGTACCTCTCTCTGATGAATCGCTGCGGCAACGACACGGCCTTCGCCTGCGACAGCGAGGTGTGGGAGCGGCTGGTGCTGCACGAGCTGAAGATCGCCAGGGATCTGCTCAACATCAAAGGGGACGACGCCGTGGCCGTGGCCAAGGTGTTCCAGGCGAGCCCGTGGTTCTGGATGTACAAATGCGACATCGATCTGAAGAGCCGCGACCACCTGGTAATTACCTATAATTCATGCCCTACTCTGTTCGCGCTGGAGAAGGAGGGCGCCGGGCGCGAGCAGAAGATATGCGTCGATCTGGAGATGAAGATATTCATGAAGATGGCGCATTTCTATAATCCGGAAATGAAAGTAACCGCCCTCAAGCTGCCCCCGCGCAGCGGCCCGGACGATATCTGCTGCCGCTGGGAATTCAAGGTCGACAGGAAGAAATGA
- a CDS encoding DUF6125 family protein produces the protein MTKPLYDYSGDFDPSFDYGKISREGLVGLLAANANYIRKLDGHWYLSAMNRCGDDVAYDCDIDVWKRLMKFELKIASEMMNIRGDGVSSIAKYFQVSPWFWTFDYRLELAGSDRLVVTFVKCPTLLALEKEGLGREGRICRELEQDLFETIAHHFNPRIAVVPVQVPPRKEVADFCCKWEFRIEGSK, from the coding sequence ATGACCAAGCCTTTATACGATTACAGCGGCGACTTCGATCCTTCGTTCGATTACGGCAAGATATCGAGGGAAGGCCTGGTCGGCCTGCTGGCCGCGAATGCGAACTACATCCGCAAGCTGGACGGCCACTGGTACCTGTCGGCGATGAACAGATGCGGCGACGACGTCGCCTACGATTGCGACATCGATGTCTGGAAAAGGCTCATGAAGTTCGAGTTGAAGATCGCGTCCGAGATGATGAATATACGCGGGGACGGGGTATCGTCGATCGCAAAATATTTCCAGGTGAGCCCGTGGTTCTGGACCTTCGATTACAGGCTGGAGCTTGCGGGCAGCGACCGATTGGTCGTCACGTTCGTCAAATGTCCTACGCTGCTGGCGTTGGAGAAGGAGGGGCTGGGGCGCGAGGGGAGGATATGCCGCGAGCTGGAGCAGGACCTGTTCGAGACCATAGCGCACCATTTCAATCCGCGCATCGCGGTGGTGCCGGTGCAGGTGCCGCCGCGCAAGGAGGTCGCCGACTTTTGCTGCAAGTGGGAGTTCAGGATCGAGGGGAGCAAATGA
- a CDS encoding DUF6125 family protein, whose product MVELNDYNGDFDPDFSYDKLSKDAMHKMLKASSDYIRMIDGYWYLAVMKECGNDLAFKLDSDIWEKLGAYTMELTRKMLNIKGDGVDAVAKSLQASPWSLMYDIKAELKGDNVAVISFLNCPTLKSLMKEGLGREKLICHQLERRLMEVKAHVFNPDIAVTPLKLPPQEPGSDISCQWELKLERSK is encoded by the coding sequence ATGGTCGAACTTAATGATTACAATGGAGATTTCGATCCCGATTTTAGCTACGATAAGCTGTCGAAGGATGCGATGCACAAGATGCTCAAGGCAAGCTCGGACTACATACGCATGATAGACGGCTACTGGTATCTCGCCGTCATGAAAGAGTGCGGCAACGATCTGGCCTTCAAGCTGGACAGCGATATATGGGAGAAGCTCGGCGCGTACACCATGGAACTCACGCGAAAGATGCTCAATATCAAGGGCGACGGCGTTGATGCCGTAGCTAAATCGTTACAGGCCAGCCCGTGGTCGCTGATGTACGATATTAAGGCGGAACTGAAGGGCGATAACGTTGCCGTAATAAGTTTCCTTAACTGCCCCACGCTCAAGTCGCTGATGAAGGAGGGGCTTGGGCGCGAGAAGCTGATATGCCACCAGCTCGAACGAAGGCTAATGGAGGTTAAGGCGCACGTGTTCAATCCGGATATCGCTGTCACGCCGCTGAAGCTGCCGCCCCAGGAGCCGGGCAGCGATATCAGTTGCCAGTGGGAACTGAAACTGGAGCGTTCGAAATGA
- a CDS encoding LysE family transporter gives MRENQDLTSALFGLAIPCYTDAMPEALPEASLAVIFSTSFVVALSGALMPGPVLALTISGVAKRGFRAAPLIIAGHALLELALVIALVFGLSRFIDSDFIASIIGIVGGSVLIGIGAMTAIKGRNAQNPLSSPPTYATRDHMLVMSGVVLSLSNPYWFLWWATIGLTYLLWSLKLGTAGVATFFVGHTSGDFAWHAVVALVIITGRRFINDAAYRWMLIVCGVALVGLGIYFIISGARFLMAPESATAAVLSTIRG, from the coding sequence GTGCGAGAAAATCAGGATTTAACCTCCGCATTGTTCGGCCTCGCGATTCCCTGTTATACTGATGCCATGCCTGAAGCACTTCCAGAAGCAAGCCTGGCGGTTATATTTTCTACTTCGTTTGTCGTGGCGCTGTCCGGCGCCCTGATGCCGGGCCCGGTGCTGGCGCTGACCATCAGCGGCGTGGCTAAGCGCGGCTTCCGCGCCGCGCCGCTGATAATTGCCGGACACGCCCTGCTGGAGCTGGCGCTGGTGATAGCGCTGGTCTTCGGCTTGAGCCGCTTCATAGACAGCGACTTCATCGCCAGCATAATCGGTATCGTGGGCGGGTCCGTGCTCATCGGAATCGGCGCGATGACCGCTATCAAAGGCAGGAATGCCCAAAACCCGCTGTCCAGTCCGCCGACGTATGCGACCCGTGACCACATGCTGGTTATGTCCGGGGTCGTGCTCAGCCTGTCCAATCCGTACTGGTTCCTGTGGTGGGCCACCATCGGTCTGACGTATCTGCTCTGGTCGCTTAAGCTGGGCACGGCTGGCGTAGCCACGTTCTTCGTTGGCCACACGTCGGGGGATTTCGCCTGGCATGCGGTGGTGGCTCTGGTGATTATTACCGGCAGAAGGTTCATCAACGACGCGGCGTATCGCTGGATGCTCATCGTGTGCGGCGTGGCGCTTGTAGGGCTGGGCATCTATTTTATAATATCGGGGGCGCGGTTCCTTATGGCGCCCGAGTCGGCGACCGCCGCGGTATTATCGACGATACGGGGGTAA
- a CDS encoding rhomboid family intramembrane serine protease, which yields MTYGRRSQWPEAKSVLVLIGVNLIFFIAYLFKDSLIGTLGLQPLTWTKEPWTVLTSMFMHGGFLHIFANMFTLFFLGSFLCNMIGDKIFLIIYFVGGIVGSFFFILFSLYTPLGNANSLVIGASGAVFAVAGALTALAPKFKVMVFPIPAPIPLWIAIIGGFLLMSFLPGVAWEAHLGGLLVGLIAGFIVRKRRRNIFMF from the coding sequence ATGACTTACGGTAGAAGATCGCAATGGCCCGAAGCTAAATCAGTACTGGTACTGATTGGAGTGAACCTCATATTCTTCATAGCCTACCTGTTCAAGGATTCTCTCATAGGCACACTGGGGCTTCAGCCATTGACATGGACCAAAGAGCCATGGACAGTGCTGACAAGCATGTTCATGCATGGAGGATTTTTACATATATTCGCCAACATGTTCACACTCTTTTTCCTCGGCAGTTTCTTATGCAACATGATCGGAGACAAAATATTTCTCATCATATACTTCGTCGGCGGGATTGTCGGCAGTTTCTTCTTCATCCTCTTCAGCTTATACACTCCACTCGGCAACGCGAACAGCCTGGTTATCGGCGCCTCGGGCGCGGTATTCGCCGTCGCAGGTGCCTTAACGGCACTGGCACCCAAATTCAAGGTTATGGTTTTCCCCATCCCCGCGCCCATTCCTCTCTGGATAGCAATTATCGGCGGGTTCCTGCTTATGTCCTTCCTGCCCGGGGTGGCATGGGAAGCACACCTGGGAGGTCTTCTTGTCGGCCTTATCGCGGGATTCATCGTGAGAAAGCGCAGACGTAACATATTTATGTTCTAG
- a CDS encoding response regulator, translating into MDDQDKKTILLVEDEVSFRTIYQDMLESGNFNVLTAEDGEAGLNIALTQKPDLVLLDLNLPKLHGFEVLKKIRANESTGNMPIIILTVQGSDKEIKQGTDLGATDYLVKGLVTAMETFKRINAALAAARPALTTYRVEVKERLLDAIALEEELHLGLYFNCPACRMEVSLELTPDPAKDGKHSFSGRFVCPVCKKEF; encoded by the coding sequence ATGGACGACCAGGACAAAAAGACTATACTCCTTGTTGAAGATGAGGTATCCTTCAGAACCATATACCAGGACATGCTTGAGAGCGGCAACTTCAACGTTCTAACTGCCGAGGATGGCGAAGCGGGATTGAACATAGCTCTAACGCAAAAACCGGACCTCGTGCTTCTTGATTTGAACTTACCTAAACTTCATGGATTTGAAGTATTAAAGAAGATTAGAGCCAACGAATCCACCGGCAACATGCCAATCATTATCCTGACCGTGCAGGGGTCAGACAAAGAAATAAAACAGGGCACCGACCTCGGCGCTACAGACTACTTGGTAAAAGGTCTGGTCACGGCTATGGAAACCTTTAAAAGGATAAACGCAGCGCTCGCGGCAGCACGACCGGCATTAACCACATATAGGGTTGAAGTAAAAGAAAGGCTGCTGGACGCGATTGCTTTAGAGGAGGAGCTTCACCTCGGCTTATACTTTAACTGCCCCGCTTGCAGGATGGAGGTATCCCTGGAATTGACCCCGGACCCGGCAAAAGACGGCAAACACTCATTCTCAGGCCGTTTTGTCTGTCCCGTCTGTAAGAAAGAATTCTAA
- a CDS encoding PAS domain S-box protein, with translation MDKDETKKQPTKKLPDAEARLNQFLALQRAYTNIHSTMSIKDILPKIAETVVNILEYDHAFVIIFDVDKNAQAETAFFSKPGLELAKEAEISVKQMLIAAQIQENVDLSDTNPDSEQDSQEVTSEPQPPPEYAAVQKMLGARTMISVPLTMRQCLLGNILAFTRRDDIPEADEQPLWILSIQSAIAIDSLRLYDEALINTQKMRESREMSRITLENAVTGVSIVQDGTFQYLNPIFEEMLGYTSQELMGKPTADYIHPEDRERVIEEVIASLKGQVKALHEFRLLKSNGDIVWVLEKVVSIKYKAKRAILAIALDVTDLKHAEQALRESEEKLKIVFDSIKDGIVVTDLKINMLQVNEAARRLAGYPTKEDMIGKNALDFITAEDIEKAMQPMNEAVQGRPIDWGDFKLRSKLGEEFDAEVGISTLHDADGNMAGFVTIIHDITDRKRMENLLRTSEEKLRFTFESIGDGIVVTDLSGKAIEENMAGVRMFGFNSKEEVVGLDGLSFIAEKNREEAKLSLLEALEKGEGYTREFTMVDKNGNEFEGEISATVSRDGAGNPTGFICVIRDITARKKMDQAKSDFVALVSHQLKTPVAGIRGYVENMLDGLTGELNEKQKRYLSDMRVLCLRNYRLISDLLNTSMIERGMLSIDLGPTKLNDIVSTVIKDYYGKIEEKGLALKTEGANNQDIVVLADRDKSVEALANIVNNCTKFTDKGSITIKVSHDEEYGIVEVMDTGPGMSDEVLQELFKRQKILSGGPVAGGGAGLGLYIAKGFMKAQNGDIIASSTIGKGSTFILTVPLYKE, from the coding sequence ATGGATAAGGACGAGACGAAGAAACAGCCAACCAAAAAGCTTCCCGACGCGGAGGCGAGGCTCAATCAATTCCTCGCACTGCAAAGAGCATATACGAACATTCATAGCACAATGTCTATAAAAGACATACTCCCTAAAATTGCTGAAACCGTCGTTAACATTCTGGAATATGACCACGCCTTCGTAATAATATTCGATGTGGACAAAAACGCACAGGCAGAGACAGCCTTCTTCAGTAAACCAGGCCTGGAGTTGGCAAAAGAGGCGGAAATATCCGTAAAACAAATGCTAATAGCTGCCCAAATCCAGGAAAATGTAGATCTATCGGATACTAATCCGGACAGTGAACAGGATAGCCAAGAAGTCACATCCGAACCCCAACCTCCCCCTGAATATGCTGCTGTACAGAAGATGCTTGGCGCTAGGACCATGATCTCCGTGCCGCTCACAATGAGACAATGCCTTCTGGGTAACATCCTGGCCTTCACCCGTCGCGATGATATCCCTGAAGCCGATGAACAGCCTCTGTGGATTCTGTCCATTCAGTCCGCAATAGCGATAGATAGTCTGCGGCTCTACGATGAAGCCTTGATTAATACACAAAAGATGCGTGAATCCCGCGAGATGTCGCGTATAACGCTTGAGAATGCGGTAACCGGTGTGAGCATAGTACAAGACGGCACGTTCCAGTACTTGAACCCTATCTTCGAAGAGATGCTGGGATATACCAGTCAGGAACTCATGGGAAAACCCACCGCCGATTACATACATCCGGAAGACAGAGAACGGGTCATAGAAGAGGTTATCGCAAGCCTTAAGGGACAGGTCAAAGCCCTCCACGAGTTCAGGCTCCTCAAAAGTAATGGGGACATCGTATGGGTACTGGAGAAAGTAGTATCCATTAAGTACAAAGCGAAACGGGCTATTCTGGCAATCGCCCTGGACGTAACGGACCTGAAACACGCCGAGCAGGCTCTCCGGGAATCGGAAGAAAAGTTGAAGATAGTCTTTGATTCGATAAAGGACGGTATAGTTGTTACCGACTTGAAAATAAATATGCTGCAGGTCAACGAAGCGGCAAGGCGCTTAGCCGGATATCCGACCAAAGAAGACATGATAGGGAAAAACGCGCTTGATTTCATCACCGCGGAAGATATCGAAAAAGCGATGCAGCCGATGAACGAGGCGGTGCAGGGCCGTCCTATCGACTGGGGCGACTTCAAACTGCGCAGCAAGCTTGGTGAGGAATTCGACGCCGAGGTTGGCATAAGCACCCTTCACGACGCCGATGGCAATATGGCTGGATTCGTAACGATCATACATGACATCACCGACCGGAAACGAATGGAGAATCTGCTGCGGACGTCGGAAGAAAAATTACGGTTCACGTTCGAGTCCATCGGAGATGGCATTGTGGTTACCGATCTTAGCGGGAAGGCCATCGAAGAGAACATGGCCGGAGTGCGGATGTTCGGGTTCAACAGCAAAGAGGAAGTTGTTGGACTGGACGGGTTATCATTCATCGCGGAAAAAAACCGCGAAGAGGCGAAACTATCGTTATTGGAAGCCCTGGAAAAGGGGGAAGGCTATACCAGAGAATTCACCATGGTAGATAAGAATGGCAATGAGTTCGAGGGAGAGATCAGCGCCACTGTATCACGCGACGGCGCAGGGAACCCGACCGGATTCATATGTGTGATAAGAGATATAACCGCCCGTAAAAAAATGGACCAGGCCAAAAGCGATTTTGTGGCACTTGTGTCTCACCAGTTGAAAACACCGGTAGCGGGTATAAGAGGCTACGTCGAGAACATGCTCGACGGGTTGACCGGAGAACTGAACGAAAAGCAGAAGCGCTATCTCTCCGATATGCGGGTGCTGTGTCTGAGGAACTACAGGCTGATCTCCGACCTCCTGAATACATCGATGATTGAACGCGGCATGCTTTCTATAGACCTGGGCCCGACTAAATTGAACGATATAGTCAGCACCGTAATCAAAGATTACTATGGCAAGATCGAGGAGAAGGGACTGGCGCTTAAGACCGAGGGCGCGAACAACCAGGACATAGTCGTACTTGCAGACAGGGACAAGAGCGTCGAGGCTTTGGCCAACATCGTTAATAATTGCACTAAGTTTACCGACAAGGGATCTATCACGATTAAAGTCAGCCATGATGAAGAATACGGCATCGTGGAAGTAATGGACACGGGACCGGGTATGTCGGATGAGGTGCTGCAAGAGCTTTTCAAACGGCAGAAGATACTCAGCGGCGGGCCTGTGGCCGGCGGCGGTGCGGGTTTGGGCCTATATATAGCAAAAGGCTTCATGAAAGCGCAGAATGGCGATATAATCGCTTCATCAACTATAGGAAAAGGCAGCACTTTCATATTGACGGTTCCGTTATATAAAGAATAA
- a CDS encoding response regulator transcription factor: MNNKGIKGKVLIVEDEAAFRNIFKDLLESDGYNVLTAEDGESGWLMTRAELPDVVLLDLALPRLHGFEVLKNIRADATTKDVPVIILTVVGEQENVKKGLRLGATDYLVKGFYSPREILVKINEILTRDDQQAGESTRNIKTYKLSVKERKLDAARLEQEIGLSVLFSCPVCSESVVQEMIPDNKRTEGHWFSTHFICPNCKKAF; encoded by the coding sequence ATGAACAACAAAGGAATAAAAGGCAAGGTTTTAATTGTTGAAGACGAGGCTGCCTTTAGAAATATATTTAAGGACCTTCTCGAAAGCGATGGCTATAATGTGCTCACGGCCGAAGACGGGGAAAGCGGCTGGCTCATGACCAGGGCCGAGTTGCCGGATGTAGTTTTGCTCGACCTGGCTTTGCCCAGGCTGCACGGCTTCGAGGTTCTCAAGAACATCCGCGCCGATGCGACCACAAAGGATGTCCCCGTGATTATCTTAACCGTTGTTGGAGAACAGGAAAACGTTAAAAAAGGCTTGAGGCTGGGCGCCACCGATTATCTGGTAAAGGGTTTCTACTCGCCCCGCGAGATACTGGTCAAGATAAATGAAATACTTACCAGGGACGATCAGCAAGCCGGCGAATCCACCAGGAATATTAAAACCTATAAACTGTCGGTCAAGGAGAGAAAGCTTGATGCGGCCCGTTTGGAGCAGGAGATAGGCCTTTCCGTACTGTTCTCATGTCCAGTATGCTCTGAAAGCGTGGTACAGGAGATGATACCCGATAACAAACGGACCGAAGGACACTGGTTCTCGACCCACTTCATATGTCCGAACTGCAAGAAAGCTTTCTGA